One genomic segment of Elusimicrobia bacterium HGW-Elusimicrobia-1 includes these proteins:
- the nifU gene encoding Fe-S cluster assembly scaffold protein NifU translates to MPFYSEKVMDHFANPRNVGEIKDADGVGEIGNPVCGDMMTFYVKVKDGRLEDVKFKTFGCGAAIAVSSMVSEMAKGKSIDEALKITNASVALELGGLPPNKMHCSNLGADALRKAIEDYLTKKGDK, encoded by the coding sequence ATGCCGTTTTATTCCGAAAAAGTAATGGATCACTTCGCCAATCCCCGCAACGTCGGAGAGATAAAAGACGCCGACGGCGTGGGCGAAATAGGCAACCCCGTCTGCGGGGACATGATGACATTCTACGTAAAGGTAAAAGACGGACGGCTGGAAGACGTGAAGTTCAAAACCTTCGGCTGCGGAGCCGCCATAGCGGTTTCATCTATGGTCTCGGAAATGGCAAAAGGCAAGTCCATCGACGAAGCCCTTAAAATCACCAACGCTTCCGTGGCGCTGGAACTCGGCGGACTGCCGCCCAATAAAATGCATTGCTCAAACCTCGGCGCCGACGCGCTCCGCAAGGCCATAGAGGATTATCTGACCAAAAAGGGGGACAAATGA
- a CDS encoding 3'-phosphoesterase — protein MSAKTAGISSGSYSQKRDFTRTPEPAGDGRRFVVARHKDASAGGGIFVVHKHAASHLHWDLRLENNGALESWAVPKEPPVEPLVKRLAVRVEDHPLSYASFEGTIPEGNYGAGAVEIWDKGTYGAIKREAREILVDFKGKKLRGNYALINTGGRNWLFFKRKI, from the coding sequence ATGAGCGCGAAAACCGCCGGAATATCGTCGGGATCATATTCGCAAAAACGCGATTTTACGCGCACGCCGGAACCTGCCGGCGACGGACGGCGATTTGTCGTCGCCCGTCACAAAGATGCCTCTGCGGGAGGCGGAATATTCGTGGTGCATAAACACGCGGCGTCTCATCTCCACTGGGATCTGCGGCTTGAAAACAACGGCGCGCTCGAGTCGTGGGCCGTGCCGAAAGAACCGCCCGTGGAACCGCTCGTCAAGCGTCTGGCGGTGCGCGTGGAAGATCATCCTCTGAGTTACGCATCCTTCGAGGGTACCATACCGGAAGGCAACTACGGCGCGGGCGCCGTCGAGATTTGGGACAAGGGAACATACGGCGCGATTAAACGCGAGGCGCGCGAAATATTAGTCGATTTCAAAGGCAAAAAACTCCGCGGCAACTACGCTCTCATAAACACCGGCGGCAGAAACTGGCTTTTTTTTAAGAGGAAAATATGA
- a CDS encoding thioredoxin-disulfide reductase, with translation MSELEFFLDDKDNAAPKPSASCPAASLKPADAGKLYDLAILGAGPAGMTAAVYASRKMLDAVLITKDIGGQPLLTAKIENYMGYQYISGKSLIEKFDEQVRKFPIAVVENDGAASIKKEPDGFSVATESGKNFRARSLVITSGKRSRELGVPGERKLVGKGVAYCSTCDAPLFGGKDVVVVGGGNSALTAVNDLLKVARKIYLVNNLPELTGDPVLRGKVETPKVEKIMPASISEIVGENTVEAVSVRTSDGNLRRIEAQGIFIEIGLEPNSAFADGLPELNSSGEIKVDCRSRTSVEGIFAAGDVTDVPEKQIIVAAGEGAKAALGAYRYLVGLKK, from the coding sequence ATGAGCGAACTTGAATTTTTTCTCGACGACAAAGATAATGCGGCTCCCAAACCGTCCGCGTCGTGTCCGGCGGCGTCTCTTAAACCCGCCGACGCCGGCAAACTCTACGACCTGGCCATACTCGGCGCGGGCCCGGCGGGAATGACCGCGGCGGTTTACGCGTCGCGCAAAATGCTCGACGCCGTACTTATAACAAAAGACATCGGCGGCCAGCCGTTGCTGACGGCTAAAATCGAAAACTATATGGGCTACCAATACATATCGGGAAAATCGCTCATAGAAAAATTCGACGAGCAAGTCAGAAAATTCCCGATAGCCGTCGTGGAAAACGACGGCGCGGCCTCGATAAAAAAAGAGCCGGACGGATTCTCCGTCGCGACGGAAAGCGGCAAGAACTTCCGCGCGCGCTCTCTGGTGATTACATCCGGAAAGCGCTCAAGAGAACTCGGGGTGCCCGGCGAGAGAAAGCTGGTCGGAAAAGGCGTGGCGTACTGCTCCACCTGCGACGCGCCGCTTTTCGGCGGCAAGGACGTAGTCGTCGTCGGCGGCGGAAACTCGGCGCTTACGGCCGTTAACGACTTGCTGAAAGTCGCGCGGAAAATATATCTCGTCAACAATCTGCCGGAACTGACCGGAGACCCCGTGCTGCGCGGCAAGGTTGAAACTCCGAAAGTCGAAAAAATAATGCCGGCCTCGATTTCCGAAATCGTCGGCGAAAATACGGTCGAAGCCGTGAGCGTGAGAACATCCGACGGAAATCTTCGACGGATAGAAGCGCAGGGAATATTCATAGAGATAGGCCTGGAGCCCAACAGCGCGTTTGCGGACGGCCTGCCGGAACTTAATTCCTCCGGCGAAATAAAAGTGGACTGCCGTTCGCGGACTTCCGTCGAGGGGATATTTGCCGCCGGAGACGTCACGGACGTGCCGGAGAAGCAAATTATCGTCGCCGCGGGCGAAGGCGCCAAGGCCGCCCTCGGCGCGTACAGATATCTGGTCGGACTGAAAAAATGA
- a CDS encoding glutaredoxin — translation MSILSSEILERLKDELSGLSSTVNIVFFDDPDGNCRHCRETSEFLDETANAAAGKINVRKIVITDDAESAGKYEVFAAPAIILLDAGGRDRGIRFFGIPGGHELASFVAAVKLVSAGGAGLSAETAKAVAELQKTVDLKVFVTLSCPYCPAAVQLAHKFAYESAGKITASMIDAAGFMSLSSKHSVMRVPKIVIADKDSVEGAPSEAALLERVKAAAQ, via the coding sequence ATGAGCATACTTTCAAGCGAAATACTTGAGCGGCTTAAAGACGAACTCTCGGGATTATCGTCGACGGTCAACATAGTATTTTTCGACGACCCCGACGGCAACTGCCGCCATTGCCGCGAAACTTCCGAATTCCTCGACGAGACAGCCAATGCCGCCGCCGGTAAAATAAACGTCCGCAAAATTGTGATAACGGACGACGCCGAGTCCGCCGGCAAATACGAAGTTTTCGCCGCGCCGGCCATAATATTGCTTGACGCCGGCGGACGGGACCGGGGCATACGCTTTTTCGGAATTCCCGGCGGTCACGAGTTGGCTTCCTTTGTTGCGGCGGTAAAACTCGTTTCGGCGGGCGGAGCGGGACTTTCCGCCGAGACGGCAAAAGCCGTCGCGGAACTGCAAAAAACCGTCGACTTAAAAGTTTTCGTCACGCTGTCCTGTCCGTACTGCCCCGCCGCCGTGCAACTCGCCCACAAGTTCGCCTACGAGAGCGCGGGCAAGATTACGGCGTCCATGATTGACGCCGCGGGTTTTATGAGTTTGTCCTCAAAACATTCCGTAATGAGAGTCCCGAAAATCGTAATCGCCGACAAGGACTCCGTCGAAGGCGCTCCCTCGGAGGCGGCTCTTTTGGAGCGCGTTAAAGCCGCGGCGCAATGA
- a CDS encoding NADPH-dependent 7-cyano-7-deazaguanine reductase QueF — MRKIHTTKSACAAPVFNRITPGLMRAMPYEGGRKKIDILIETPEFTCLCPWSGLPDFAHLAVRYVPDTKVAELKAFKFYIQSYRMVGILHEDAANRICDDLAAAVRPRELTVEITFNLRGGIKTTVTRQYRKK, encoded by the coding sequence ATGAGAAAAATACATACGACAAAATCCGCCTGCGCCGCGCCCGTGTTTAACCGCATAACGCCCGGTCTTATGCGCGCCATGCCGTACGAGGGCGGACGGAAAAAAATCGATATCCTCATCGAAACTCCGGAGTTTACCTGCCTTTGTCCGTGGTCGGGGCTTCCCGATTTCGCGCATTTGGCCGTAAGATACGTGCCCGATACAAAAGTGGCGGAACTTAAGGCCTTCAAGTTTTACATACAGTCCTACCGTATGGTCGGAATTCTGCACGAAGACGCCGCCAATCGAATCTGCGACGACCTGGCCGCGGCTGTCCGTCCGCGCGAATTGACGGTGGAAATTACGTTCAACCTTCGCGGCGGGATAAAAACAACCGTGACGAGACAATACCGCAAAAAATAA
- a CDS encoding UDP-N-acetylmuramate--L-alanine ligase, translating to MFDHIKRIHFVGIGGSGMSGIAEVLLNLGYRVSGSDLKKSETTERLSKLGAKFSVGHRAANLAGADVVVTSTAVRRDNPEVAEAGRRKIPVIPRIEMLAEIARLKYTIAVAGTHGKTTTTSLTSLILTEGGLDPTVVVGGRLKNISGGARLGKGKYLVAEADESDGSFLKLSPALSIVTNIDDDHLDYYGTMETLKKSFLDFINKVPFYGCAILCADDKNIRELIPSVNRRYATYGFGKGLDYTVSNFRSDAANTSFVISKGSKTVGRITWGVPGRHNALNAAAAAVCGMELDIPFSKIKTALASFGGVARRLETKYRRSGIVIIDDYGHHPTEIKATLSAVKERWRPKRLMVIFQPHRYSRTKLLYKNLARSLSAADEIFLMPVYPAGEKPIAGVTSRLIKKEIEAAGGAAEYFSSGDCPSLAARLKEGDVVVTLGAGDVTAISGILSEAAGR from the coding sequence ATGTTCGACCACATAAAAAGAATCCACTTCGTCGGGATAGGCGGCTCGGGGATGTCGGGCATCGCCGAAGTTCTTCTGAATCTCGGCTACCGCGTATCCGGCTCCGACCTTAAAAAATCAGAAACGACCGAGCGCCTCTCAAAACTCGGCGCGAAATTTTCCGTGGGTCACCGCGCGGCTAATCTTGCCGGAGCCGACGTCGTCGTGACGTCCACGGCCGTGCGCCGGGACAATCCCGAAGTCGCGGAGGCGGGACGCCGTAAAATTCCCGTTATCCCGCGCATCGAAATGCTTGCCGAAATAGCCCGCCTCAAATATACCATAGCCGTCGCCGGAACTCACGGAAAAACCACCACGACTTCTCTTACATCTCTTATACTTACCGAAGGCGGGCTCGACCCGACGGTGGTAGTCGGCGGGCGTCTGAAAAATATATCCGGCGGCGCAAGATTGGGCAAGGGAAAATATCTTGTCGCCGAAGCGGACGAATCCGACGGCTCGTTTCTGAAACTTTCGCCGGCGCTCTCCATAGTAACCAACATCGACGACGACCATCTGGATTATTACGGCACTATGGAAACGCTTAAAAAATCATTTCTGGACTTCATCAATAAAGTGCCTTTTTACGGCTGCGCGATACTATGCGCCGACGACAAAAACATCCGCGAACTCATACCGTCGGTCAACAGGAGATACGCCACGTACGGTTTCGGCAAGGGTTTGGATTACACCGTGTCAAATTTCCGAAGCGACGCGGCGAACACCTCGTTCGTTATTTCAAAGGGATCTAAAACCGTAGGCAGAATAACGTGGGGCGTTCCGGGACGGCACAACGCCCTTAACGCGGCGGCGGCGGCGGTTTGCGGTATGGAACTCGATATTCCATTTTCTAAAATAAAAACGGCGCTCGCGTCTTTCGGCGGCGTCGCGCGGCGTCTTGAAACGAAATATCGCCGCAGCGGGATCGTCATCATCGACGACTACGGACATCATCCCACGGAAATAAAAGCCACACTGTCCGCCGTGAAAGAACGCTGGCGTCCGAAACGCCTGATGGTAATTTTCCAGCCGCACCGCTACAGCCGCACGAAACTCCTGTACAAAAATCTGGCGCGGTCGCTTTCCGCCGCCGACGAAATTTTCCTGATGCCGGTATATCCGGCGGGGGAAAAGCCGATTGCCGGAGTAACAAGCCGCCTTATAAAAAAAGAAATCGAAGCCGCCGGCGGCGCGGCGGAGTATTTTTCGTCCGGCGACTGTCCGTCTCTGGCCGCGCGTCTGAAAGAAGGTGATGTGGTGGTGACTCTCGGCGCGGGAGATGTAACCGCGATATCGGGCATATTATCGGAGGCCGCCGGACGGTGA
- a CDS encoding UDP-N-acetylenolpyruvoylglucosamine reductase, with protein MGHIIGGRRTVSVSKAAILAVASDVKENEPLSGRTTFRAGGTAKYFVIAQNLAELKNLLSLLRAEKEKYFLLGAGSNVLFASPVYDGVVVALGGDFRKISRKGNAVTAGAAARMGTLEAFAVKEGLSGLETLSGIPGTVGGAVAGNAGANGGSVADVFESAEALDANLEVKSIPKSGAEFSYRSSSLSSSTILAATFLLKPDKPSEILKRIDAIMARRVAAQPHLPSAGSVFKNPAGTAPAGKLMDDCGLKGLKIGGAMISNEHANFIVNTGNASPADVLALMEAAAGKVKEKFGVTLEPEIKVVK; from the coding sequence ATCGGGCATATTATCGGAGGCCGCCGGACGGTGAGTGTCTCGAAAGCCGCCATTCTTGCCGTCGCCTCCGACGTAAAAGAAAACGAGCCGCTGTCGGGCCGGACCACATTCCGCGCGGGCGGAACCGCCAAATACTTTGTAATCGCGCAAAATCTTGCCGAACTAAAAAATCTTCTGTCGCTCCTTCGCGCCGAAAAAGAAAAATATTTTTTGCTGGGCGCAGGGTCGAACGTGCTCTTCGCCTCCCCTGTTTACGACGGAGTAGTGGTCGCGCTCGGTGGCGATTTCAGGAAGATATCCCGCAAAGGAAACGCCGTAACCGCCGGCGCCGCCGCCAGAATGGGCACGCTTGAGGCCTTCGCGGTAAAAGAGGGATTGTCCGGCCTGGAAACGTTGAGCGGAATACCGGGCACCGTCGGAGGGGCCGTGGCGGGCAACGCCGGCGCCAACGGCGGCTCCGTAGCCGACGTATTTGAATCCGCCGAAGCTCTCGACGCTAATCTGGAAGTAAAATCAATCCCGAAAAGCGGCGCGGAGTTTTCATACAGAAGTTCGTCGCTCTCGTCTTCTACTATACTTGCGGCGACTTTCCTTCTGAAACCGGACAAACCTTCCGAGATACTCAAACGAATCGACGCTATAATGGCGCGGAGAGTCGCGGCGCAGCCGCATTTGCCGTCGGCCGGATCCGTTTTTAAAAACCCCGCCGGAACCGCCCCCGCCGGAAAATTGATGGATGACTGCGGCCTCAAGGGTCTTAAAATCGGCGGAGCGATGATATCGAACGAACACGCCAATTTCATAGTCAATACCGGCAACGCCTCGCCGGCCGACGTTCTGGCGCTGATGGAAGCCGCCGCCGGTAAAGTAAAAGAAAAGTTCGGCGTGACGCTTGAGCCGGAAATAAAGGTTGTGAAATGA
- a CDS encoding D-alanine--D-alanine ligase: MKIAVLLGGPSSERAVSLRSGAAVAGALKKLGATPIKILVGRDISWLARLKHARPDFVFIALHGKYGEDGAAQSELESAGFRYCGSGPAASALAMDKAETKRVLEASGIRTPAGQLARRGTKIPATTFPCVVKPSDEGSAVGVAIARNRSELSKAVKSSLKYSSTALIEKYIPGVEITAAVLDGKCLPLIEIVPKGSFYDYRSKYSPGMSDHIVPARITSAAAQEASKIAAKSFRALGCRAFGRVDMKVAPDGRIYVFEVNTIPGLTATSLFPDAARAAGISFERLIERMIRASLKAARR; this comes from the coding sequence ATGAAAATAGCGGTGCTGCTCGGCGGGCCGTCATCGGAAAGAGCCGTGTCGCTCAGAAGCGGAGCGGCGGTGGCCGGAGCGCTAAAAAAACTTGGAGCGACGCCGATAAAAATTCTCGTCGGCCGCGACATTTCGTGGCTCGCGCGGCTGAAACACGCGCGGCCGGATTTCGTATTCATCGCTCTGCACGGAAAATACGGCGAGGACGGCGCGGCGCAGTCGGAACTTGAATCCGCAGGATTCCGATACTGCGGCTCGGGTCCGGCGGCGTCGGCTCTTGCGATGGACAAAGCCGAAACAAAGCGGGTGCTGGAAGCATCGGGCATACGCACACCCGCGGGACAGCTTGCGCGACGAGGAACGAAAATACCCGCGACAACTTTTCCGTGCGTGGTCAAGCCGTCCGACGAGGGTTCCGCGGTGGGAGTGGCCATAGCCCGAAACCGCAGCGAACTCTCAAAAGCCGTTAAAAGCTCGCTCAAATATTCTTCGACGGCTCTGATAGAAAAATACATTCCCGGCGTCGAAATTACCGCCGCCGTGCTGGACGGCAAATGCCTGCCGCTCATAGAGATAGTTCCCAAGGGGAGCTTCTACGATTACCGGTCTAAATATTCCCCGGGGATGTCGGACCACATAGTTCCGGCGCGCATAACGTCCGCTGCGGCGCAAGAAGCGTCCAAGATTGCGGCAAAATCTTTCCGCGCGCTCGGATGCCGGGCATTCGGCCGCGTGGATATGAAAGTGGCGCCGGACGGACGCATTTACGTCTTTGAAGTCAACACCATTCCCGGCCTTACCGCCACATCGCTTTTTCCCGACGCGGCCAGGGCGGCCGGCATATCATTCGAGCGCCTGATAGAACGCATGATAAGAGCTTCTCTTAAAGCCGCCCGCCGGTAA
- the ftsA gene encoding cell division protein FtsA, translated as MAKQDIVGSVDLGSNHVVCVVGRPSDNGIIEVLGAGRVETKGIKNGVVVDVKEASEAIEAAVRSAEESSDQVLKHLYVALRGSHLESHNSRGTVAISRTDKEITEEDVDAAVETAKRNIRISADREIIHSIPQGFTVNSQTGILNPVGMDGSHLEVEIHVITASCDHLNNIQKAIARAGFDVVEFIYGVLSLGECVVTQEEKDLGCILVDIGGLSTGIVLYQNGGIQTSSEIEVGSDNITKDLAHFLKTKAKTAAEIKEKYGVAMKKLMKADEASQKISYTGIDDKTPREIKRQEIIPPIESRLDQIVTFMADSVAKVGYSQELFAAGVILAGGGSRLKRIDEAFQEWLKLSARVGIVTDVEGEADVVGNPSYHTAISMLKYHFGDTRSAKPRRGGGKGMWQSVSKWWEEAF; from the coding sequence ATGGCGAAGCAAGACATAGTCGGAAGCGTGGATCTGGGCAGCAACCATGTGGTCTGCGTGGTGGGTCGGCCGTCGGACAACGGCATCATAGAAGTTCTGGGCGCCGGCAGAGTCGAGACGAAGGGCATAAAAAATGGCGTGGTAGTGGACGTCAAAGAGGCCTCGGAAGCCATAGAGGCCGCCGTGAGATCGGCGGAAGAGTCCTCTGATCAGGTATTAAAACATCTCTACGTCGCGCTGAGGGGATCTCACCTTGAATCTCACAACAGCCGCGGAACCGTGGCCATATCCCGCACCGACAAGGAAATCACCGAGGAAGACGTCGACGCCGCAGTTGAAACCGCCAAGAGAAACATCCGTATTTCCGCCGACAGAGAAATAATTCATTCGATACCGCAGGGCTTCACCGTAAACTCTCAGACGGGAATTCTCAATCCCGTCGGAATGGACGGCAGCCACCTTGAAGTGGAAATTCACGTCATCACCGCATCCTGCGACCATCTCAACAACATTCAAAAAGCCATAGCCAGAGCCGGCTTCGACGTAGTCGAGTTCATTTATGGAGTACTGTCGCTGGGCGAGTGTGTCGTAACTCAGGAAGAAAAAGATCTCGGCTGCATACTTGTGGATATAGGCGGATTATCGACGGGTATAGTGCTCTACCAGAACGGCGGAATACAGACCTCAAGCGAAATCGAGGTCGGCTCCGACAACATCACAAAAGACCTCGCGCATTTCCTGAAAACAAAAGCCAAAACCGCCGCGGAGATAAAAGAAAAATACGGCGTCGCCATGAAAAAACTCATGAAAGCCGACGAGGCGTCGCAAAAAATCTCCTACACCGGCATAGACGATAAAACACCCCGCGAAATAAAACGTCAGGAAATAATCCCGCCCATAGAATCCCGTCTCGACCAGATAGTGACTTTCATGGCCGACTCCGTGGCCAAGGTCGGTTATTCGCAGGAACTTTTCGCCGCGGGAGTGATACTGGCCGGAGGCGGCTCGCGCTTAAAACGTATCGACGAGGCCTTTCAGGAATGGCTTAAACTCTCGGCGCGCGTAGGCATAGTCACCGACGTGGAAGGCGAAGCCGACGTAGTCGGCAATCCGTCTTATCACACCGCCATAAGCATGCTGAAATATCACTTCGGCGATACGCGTTCCGCCAAACCCAGGCGCGGCGGCGGCAAGGGGATGTGGCAATCCGTATCCAAATGGTGGGAAGAGGCATTCTAA
- a CDS encoding cell division protein FtsZ, with protein sequence MIGNNNDDGIRRGRPEFSESPAVIKVIGIGGAGGNAVNRMINCGLSGVEFIAMNTDVQVLRSSLAGTRIQLGKELLAGLGAGGSPEKGRLAAEESKDRIREVVTGADMLFITAGMGGGTGTGGAPIVAEIARSMGILTVGVVTTPFEYELQIRRKQANQGIDELKKHVDTLVTIPNDKIFVVIDERTTHLEQALVIIDDVLRQAVQAISEIIVKPGIMNRDFNDVKAILKDAGEAHIGMGEASGEDRARTAARKATENPLLENVSIAGARKILVNITASAKLMTNEVREIMELIRDAVSPEADFAYGTVRDDDMEDRLKVTVVASGLPPAPKTLRKTPAQSKTLPEHPSKPPEKSHGNVEIPAYLSWKKQFK encoded by the coding sequence ATGATCGGCAATAATAACGACGACGGCATCAGACGCGGCAGACCCGAATTCTCCGAAAGTCCCGCGGTAATAAAAGTGATCGGCATCGGCGGCGCCGGCGGCAATGCCGTCAACCGCATGATAAACTGCGGACTCTCAGGGGTGGAATTCATTGCGATGAACACCGACGTGCAAGTGCTCCGGTCGTCGCTGGCGGGCACGCGGATACAACTCGGCAAGGAGTTGCTCGCCGGTCTCGGAGCGGGAGGAAGCCCCGAAAAAGGACGTCTGGCCGCCGAGGAATCCAAAGACCGCATAAGAGAAGTCGTGACCGGCGCCGATATGTTATTTATAACAGCCGGCATGGGCGGAGGCACCGGCACCGGAGGCGCTCCGATAGTCGCCGAAATTGCGCGCTCTATGGGCATACTTACCGTCGGAGTGGTCACCACGCCGTTCGAGTACGAACTGCAAATAAGAAGAAAACAGGCGAATCAGGGCATAGATGAACTCAAAAAACACGTCGACACTCTCGTTACAATACCCAACGACAAAATATTCGTGGTCATTGACGAACGAACCACTCATCTGGAGCAGGCGCTCGTCATTATCGACGACGTACTCAGACAGGCGGTGCAGGCAATCTCGGAGATCATAGTGAAACCCGGCATCATGAACCGCGACTTCAACGACGTCAAAGCCATCTTAAAAGACGCCGGCGAGGCGCATATAGGAATGGGCGAAGCGTCCGGCGAGGACAGAGCCAGAACCGCCGCAAGAAAGGCCACGGAAAATCCTCTGCTTGAAAATGTCTCGATAGCCGGCGCCAGGAAGATACTCGTCAACATTACGGCATCGGCAAAACTTATGACCAACGAAGTGCGTGAAATCATGGAATTGATCAGGGACGCGGTATCGCCCGAAGCCGATTTTGCGTACGGCACCGTAAGGGACGACGACATGGAGGATCGCCTGAAAGTTACCGTCGTGGCTTCCGGACTTCCGCCCGCGCCCAAAACTCTCAGGAAAACTCCGGCGCAATCGAAAACGCTTCCGGAACATCCGTCGAAACCGCCGGAAAAAAGTCACGGCAACGTGGAGATTCCGGCTTATCTCAGCTGGAAAAAACAATTCAAATAA
- a CDS encoding type IV pili twitching motility protein PilT encodes MQFAELLKKMTETGASDLHIRSDSAPALRVDGVIAKIEGATHTAAEVEKMVGELLDDRNRAMLKDHFQCDMAVSMEDGSRFRLNVYRQRGLLNIAVRAIPVSVPSLADTKLPASIAKIAENRRGLVLVTGTTGCGKSTTLAAIINHINENRAAHIITVEDPIEFIHKDKKSIITQREIGLDTVNYAEALKHVVREDPDVILIGEMRDIETMATALTAAQTGHLVLSTVHTIDAMQTITRIIDMFPPHQQNQIRLQLSDTLKAVISQRLAPNASGKGRLPVAEILVVTGLVKKFIAENNNVEIISAMKQGQYYGMQSFNQALLALVKNKEINLQDALEIATNPEELMLSIRGIESSTASASNILERF; translated from the coding sequence ATGCAATTCGCGGAACTGCTTAAGAAAATGACGGAGACGGGGGCATCGGACCTTCATATAAGATCCGACTCGGCTCCGGCGCTGCGCGTGGACGGAGTGATCGCAAAAATCGAAGGAGCGACGCATACCGCCGCGGAGGTCGAAAAGATGGTCGGCGAGCTGCTCGACGACAGAAACCGCGCCATGCTCAAAGATCATTTTCAATGCGATATGGCGGTATCCATGGAAGACGGCTCGCGTTTCCGCCTCAACGTGTACCGGCAGAGGGGGCTGTTGAACATCGCCGTGCGCGCCATCCCCGTGTCGGTGCCGTCGCTGGCCGACACGAAACTGCCGGCTTCAATCGCCAAAATCGCCGAAAACAGACGCGGACTGGTTTTGGTCACCGGCACCACGGGCTGCGGAAAATCGACCACCCTGGCCGCAATCATCAACCACATCAACGAAAACAGGGCGGCGCATATAATTACCGTCGAAGACCCGATCGAATTTATCCACAAAGATAAAAAATCCATTATCACTCAGCGCGAGATCGGCCTGGACACCGTAAACTACGCGGAGGCCCTCAAGCACGTCGTCCGCGAGGACCCCGACGTAATTCTGATAGGGGAAATGCGCGACATTGAAACCATGGCCACCGCGCTTACGGCGGCGCAAACAGGACATCTTGTGCTGTCCACCGTGCACACCATCGACGCAATGCAGACGATAACCCGCATAATCGACATGTTCCCGCCGCACCAGCAAAACCAGATACGGTTGCAGCTCTCCGACACGCTCAAAGCGGTAATATCGCAGCGACTGGCGCCGAACGCCTCCGGCAAAGGACGTTTGCCCGTGGCCGAAATACTGGTCGTCACGGGCCTTGTCAAAAAGTTTATAGCCGAAAACAACAACGTCGAGATAATAAGCGCCATGAAACAGGGGCAGTATTACGGAATGCAAAGTTTCAATCAGGCGCTGCTGGCTCTCGTCAAAAACAAAGAAATAAACCTGCAGGACGCGCTGGAAATTGCCACCAATCCCGAAGAACTTATGCTTTCCATAAGGGGCATAGAATCGTCTACGGCCTCCGCGTCCAACATTCTGGAAAGATTCTGA